A region from the Arthrobacter roseus genome encodes:
- the glpK gene encoding glycerol kinase GlpK: MSKYVIAIDQGTTSSRAIVFDHDGNIVSSGQKEHEQIFPKAGWVEHNATEIWDNTREVIGTALSKANLTRHDIAAVGITNQRETAVVWDRNTGKPVYNAIVWQDTRTQKIIDELAADGGVERFKEKVGLPLATYFSGTKIKWILDNVDGAREKADAGDLLFGNTDSWVTWNLTGGTDGGVHITDVTNASRTLFMDLAKLEWDEEILATFGVPRSMMPEIKSSSEVYGTVHTSQLLREVPVAGILGDQQAATFGQAAFDKGGAKNTYGTGNFMIVNTGEEIVHSKNGLLTTVCYKLGDSKPVYALEGSIAVTGSLIQWLRDNLGIIKSAPEVEQLAKTVEDNGGVYIVPAFSGLFAPYWRGDARGVIVGMTRFVNKGHIARAALEATAFQTREVLDAANADSGVDMEDLRVDGGMVANDALMQFQADILGITVIRPKVIETTALGAAYAAGLAVDFWKDTDELSQNWAEDKRWEPQMDVAERDRQMRLWKKAVTKSFDWVDEDVQ, from the coding sequence ATGTCGAAGTACGTCATTGCGATAGACCAGGGAACCACGAGTAGCCGGGCCATCGTGTTCGACCACGACGGCAATATTGTTTCCAGTGGTCAGAAGGAACATGAGCAGATCTTCCCCAAGGCTGGCTGGGTGGAACATAATGCAACCGAGATCTGGGACAACACCCGGGAGGTGATTGGTACCGCACTGTCCAAAGCGAATCTCACGAGGCACGACATCGCTGCGGTCGGTATTACCAATCAGCGCGAGACCGCGGTCGTTTGGGATCGCAACACGGGTAAACCGGTGTACAACGCCATCGTTTGGCAGGACACACGGACACAGAAAATTATCGACGAGCTCGCCGCGGACGGAGGAGTGGAGCGTTTTAAGGAAAAGGTGGGCTTGCCCTTGGCAACCTACTTCTCCGGAACCAAGATCAAGTGGATTCTGGACAATGTCGACGGTGCCCGCGAAAAAGCGGATGCTGGGGATCTGCTGTTCGGAAACACGGACAGCTGGGTGACATGGAATCTCACCGGTGGAACGGACGGCGGTGTCCACATCACGGACGTCACCAACGCGTCCAGAACCCTTTTCATGGATCTGGCAAAACTGGAGTGGGACGAGGAAATTCTCGCTACTTTCGGGGTTCCCCGTTCGATGATGCCGGAGATCAAGTCATCCTCGGAAGTCTATGGAACTGTGCATACCTCTCAGCTCCTGCGCGAGGTACCCGTTGCCGGGATACTCGGAGACCAGCAGGCCGCTACGTTCGGTCAGGCCGCTTTCGACAAGGGCGGCGCGAAGAACACGTATGGCACTGGCAACTTCATGATCGTCAATACCGGTGAGGAGATAGTCCACTCCAAAAACGGCTTGTTGACGACCGTCTGTTACAAGCTCGGTGACAGCAAGCCGGTTTACGCCCTGGAAGGTTCGATCGCGGTGACTGGTTCCCTGATCCAGTGGCTGCGCGACAACCTGGGCATCATCAAATCGGCGCCGGAGGTGGAACAGCTGGCCAAAACCGTGGAGGACAACGGCGGTGTCTACATTGTTCCAGCGTTCTCCGGCCTCTTCGCTCCCTACTGGCGCGGCGACGCCAGAGGCGTGATCGTCGGCATGACCAGGTTTGTCAACAAGGGACACATCGCCCGTGCAGCATTGGAGGCGACGGCCTTCCAGACTCGGGAGGTCCTAGACGCAGCGAATGCTGATTCTGGGGTGGATATGGAAGATCTTCGGGTCGACGGCGGCATGGTCGCCAACGACGCCCTGATGCAGTTCCAGGCAGATATCCTCGGCATTACCGTCATCCGGCCAAAGGTCATCGAGACAACGGCCCTGGGTGCAGCCTACGCTGCGGGGCTCGCTGTCGACTTCTGGAAGGATACCGACGAGCTGTCCCAGAACTGGGCTGAAGACAAGAGGTGGGAGCCGCAAATGGACGTTGCCGAGCGCGACCGTCAGATGAGGCTCTGGAAGAAGGCAGTTACCAAGTCCTTTGACTGGGTTGATGAAGACGTTCAGTAA
- a CDS encoding MIP/aquaporin family protein codes for MEVSLGTVFISEFAGTAMLVLLGCGVVANVALGKTKGNSGGFLMVNWGWGLAVFAGVYVAVQSGAHINPAVTFGIWANGGEEYAAGVAVTFASTLVYLCAQLLGGIVGAVFTWLAYKQHFDEEPDAANKLGVFSTGPAIRSYGWNFLTEVIGTFVLVFVILVFGGTPDKLGPLAVALLVVGIGASLGGPTGYAINPARDLGPRIAHAILPIRGKGPSDWAYAWVPIAGPIVGGVIAGFAATLMAIPAAA; via the coding sequence ATGGAAGTATCGCTTGGCACAGTTTTTATCTCGGAGTTTGCTGGCACCGCCATGCTGGTTCTTCTCGGTTGCGGCGTTGTCGCCAACGTTGCACTGGGAAAGACGAAGGGCAACAGCGGGGGATTCCTCATGGTCAACTGGGGGTGGGGGCTCGCGGTCTTTGCCGGCGTGTATGTAGCGGTCCAGTCCGGTGCGCACATCAACCCCGCCGTGACGTTTGGAATCTGGGCTAATGGTGGGGAGGAATATGCGGCTGGCGTTGCGGTGACGTTCGCCTCGACTCTGGTCTATCTGTGTGCGCAGCTACTCGGCGGAATCGTGGGCGCTGTCTTCACATGGCTGGCCTACAAACAGCACTTCGATGAAGAGCCGGACGCCGCCAACAAACTCGGTGTCTTTTCCACCGGTCCAGCGATTCGCTCCTATGGATGGAATTTCCTGACGGAGGTCATTGGGACGTTCGTCCTGGTCTTTGTCATTCTGGTCTTCGGTGGTACCCCCGACAAGCTTGGCCCGCTTGCGGTTGCACTACTCGTTGTCGGCATTGGTGCATCACTCGGTGGTCCCACCGGATACGCCATTAATCCCGCCCGTGACCTGGGGCCGCGTATAGCACATGCAATTCTGCCTATCCGTGGCAAGGGCCCAAGCGACTGGGCCTACGCGTGGGTGCCGATCGCGGGACCCATTGTAGGTGGCGTCATTGCAGGTTTCGCGGCGACGTTGATGGCCATCCCAGCCGCAGCGTGA
- a CDS encoding aldo/keto reductase, with protein MSSASPGLAPQLTLNNGILMDQLGFGVYKVPQADTARLCGEAIGCGYRHIDTAALYGNEEGVGTAVRKFLSTGDHQRTDLFVTTKVWNESQGFTATLRAFEESSIRLGLDYVDLYLIHWPCPAKNLFPETYKALERLQSDGRVRAIGVSNFKQAHLEKLLQETSVVPAVNQVELHPWLQQQDLRRFHDRTGIRTEAWSPLGRGAVLSDPDIGRIAVELGKSAAQIILRWHIQCGNIAVPKASSPERIAGNMDIFNFELDQEHMSCISSLDRGQRIGSDPDDIN; from the coding sequence ATGTCATCAGCATCCCCGGGCTTGGCGCCGCAGCTCACTCTCAATAACGGAATACTGATGGATCAACTTGGTTTCGGCGTGTACAAAGTTCCGCAGGCAGACACTGCAAGGCTGTGTGGCGAAGCTATAGGTTGCGGCTACCGCCATATTGATACAGCCGCGCTCTACGGAAACGAAGAAGGTGTCGGTACGGCAGTGCGCAAATTTCTGTCCACGGGAGACCACCAACGGACCGACCTCTTCGTCACGACCAAGGTCTGGAATGAGAGCCAGGGCTTTACTGCGACGCTGCGGGCCTTTGAAGAATCGAGCATCAGGCTCGGATTGGATTACGTGGATCTTTACTTGATCCACTGGCCGTGTCCGGCGAAGAACCTGTTCCCTGAAACCTATAAGGCGCTGGAGAGGCTCCAATCCGATGGCCGGGTCCGCGCCATCGGAGTGTCCAACTTCAAGCAAGCTCACCTGGAAAAACTTCTGCAGGAGACGTCAGTGGTGCCAGCCGTCAACCAAGTAGAACTGCATCCCTGGCTGCAGCAGCAAGACCTGCGACGGTTCCACGACCGTACCGGTATTCGGACCGAGGCCTGGAGCCCTCTCGGCCGTGGAGCCGTGTTGTCTGACCCTGACATTGGACGGATCGCCGTCGAACTCGGGAAAAGTGCCGCCCAAATTATCCTCCGCTGGCACATTCAGTGCGGCAACATCGCAGTGCCGAAGGCAAGCAGTCCGGAGCGAATCGCGGGAAACATGGACATTTTTAATTTCGAGCTCGATCAGGAGCACATGAGTTGCATCTCTTCGCTGGATCGCGGACAACGAATCGGCTCAGACCCGGACGACATCAATTGA
- a CDS encoding alpha/beta fold hydrolase, producing MVHGFRGDHHGLLRLVEELRAYSVIVPDLPGFGQSEAMDRNSVEDYASFVLESFRVLALAADTVLLGHSFGSIVCSRFAVEYPRLFSELILVNPICEPALQGPGRIASKAAEFYYAAGAALPERAGSSLLRSVLVARGMSWMMAKTNHRETRRYIHGQHLAYFGKFANRTALLETFRTSISNDVLQVASQLLNPVLLVVAEKDDLGSVPAQRRLAEVIPDSTLRVIAGVGHLIHYETPGVAAELINEFLSGRHQCTLS from the coding sequence ATGGTGCATGGCTTTCGTGGAGATCACCACGGCCTCTTGCGGCTGGTTGAAGAGCTCCGTGCGTACAGCGTGATCGTCCCGGATCTACCCGGTTTTGGACAGTCAGAAGCTATGGATCGAAATAGCGTAGAAGACTATGCATCATTCGTTCTAGAATCTTTCAGAGTCCTGGCCCTAGCCGCGGATACGGTGCTACTGGGCCACTCCTTTGGTTCCATTGTCTGCTCCCGCTTTGCAGTGGAATATCCCCGATTGTTCAGCGAACTCATTCTGGTTAATCCCATTTGTGAGCCAGCACTGCAGGGACCGGGACGCATTGCCTCTAAGGCTGCAGAATTTTATTATGCTGCCGGTGCCGCCTTGCCGGAGCGCGCCGGCTCGTCGCTGCTCCGAAGCGTACTGGTGGCCCGCGGGATGAGTTGGATGATGGCGAAAACTAACCACAGGGAGACCCGCCGTTATATCCATGGGCAGCATCTGGCGTATTTTGGGAAGTTCGCCAACCGAACGGCATTACTGGAAACGTTCCGGACATCAATTTCCAACGATGTACTCCAGGTCGCTTCCCAATTGTTGAACCCTGTTTTACTCGTCGTTGCTGAGAAAGATGACCTAGGCTCGGTCCCTGCCCAGCGCAGACTTGCAGAGGTCATCCCGGATTCAACGCTAAGGGTCATCGCAGGCGTGGGACATCTCATTCACTATGAGACACCCGGCGTGGCCGCCGAATTGATCAATGAGTTTCTCAGCGGAAGGCACCAGTGCACATTGTCATAG
- a CDS encoding glycosyltransferase translates to MHIVIDARFTRIDRHDGISRYGASLIAAVADTIASESSVDSLTMLISDTRQLELLPKVPYEIINSPLSPAELFVARRINRLKPDVVFCPMQTMGTFGRRYRLILTLHDLIYYDNPTPPRFLPLPVRLLWRLFHLSYWPQRLLLNRADVVATISNTTRDLIVQRNLTHKPVIIVGNAPQSGTRARDPHGSRQKTLIYMGSFMPYKNVETLIQAMRFLPGYSLHLLSRIPDARRNELEELLPPVDAAGASVRFHNGVSDTEYDSLLRNSTALVTLSRAEGYGLPVIEAMATGTPVIASDMPIFREVGGAAALYVDADSAHGVAEAVRLLDTPNEWGARSRAGIERASTYQWEDSARTFIEAARNLHAQSR, encoded by the coding sequence GTGCACATTGTCATAGACGCACGCTTCACCCGCATCGATCGACACGATGGAATCAGTCGCTACGGCGCGTCGTTGATCGCTGCTGTGGCCGACACGATTGCCTCGGAGTCCTCAGTCGACTCCTTGACCATGCTGATCAGCGACACACGCCAGCTCGAACTCCTGCCCAAGGTGCCCTACGAAATCATCAATTCACCGCTGTCCCCCGCCGAATTGTTCGTTGCCCGCCGGATCAACAGGCTCAAGCCCGACGTCGTCTTCTGCCCTATGCAGACCATGGGCACCTTCGGGCGCAGGTATCGACTGATCCTCACCCTTCACGACCTTATCTACTACGACAATCCCACACCGCCCCGGTTCCTTCCGTTGCCGGTGCGGCTCCTGTGGAGGCTCTTCCACCTGTCCTACTGGCCGCAGCGTCTATTGCTGAACCGGGCCGACGTTGTCGCGACCATCAGTAACACAACACGCGACCTCATAGTCCAACGAAACCTCACGCATAAACCCGTCATCATTGTAGGGAATGCACCTCAGTCCGGTACGCGCGCCCGCGACCCCCACGGAAGCCGACAGAAGACGCTGATCTACATGGGGTCATTCATGCCGTACAAGAACGTCGAAACCCTGATCCAGGCTATGAGGTTCCTTCCTGGATACAGCCTGCACCTGTTGAGCCGTATCCCAGATGCGAGACGAAACGAACTCGAAGAGCTTCTGCCACCCGTCGATGCTGCTGGTGCTTCTGTTCGCTTCCACAATGGAGTCAGCGACACCGAATATGACAGTCTGCTCCGGAACTCCACGGCACTGGTGACCCTCTCCCGCGCCGAAGGCTACGGATTACCGGTAATCGAAGCGATGGCTACGGGCACCCCGGTGATCGCTTCGGATATGCCAATATTCCGAGAAGTCGGTGGCGCTGCCGCACTCTATGTTGATGCAGACTCCGCGCACGGCGTCGCCGAAGCCGTGCGGCTCCTTGATACGCCCAACGAATGGGGCGCGCGGTCACGAGCGGGGATCGAGCGTGCGAGCACCTATCAATGGGAAGATTCTGCCCGAACCTTCATTGAGGCCGCACGAAACCTGCACGCTCAGTCCCGTTAG
- a CDS encoding primosomal protein N', with product MRPRDAGESHQPSLLLGFPVTGKSADVTILSGSAPYAGVVLDSSVPHLDREFDYVVPEELSDAAQPGCRVKIGFAGRIMAGYISERRTHTSVRGALRPLSKVMSSQPVAQPVLMIARLIADRYAGTLSDVLRSAVPPRVARVDKEFADRTWPVARDGSAVERTGATSADTVSLQPELLKRYTGGGEFVHHLASGENPRAVLTSLGGYGQDDWAAEISEAINVALNSGRGALAVVPDARDLAVLEAALKERVGADRFVRLSAEDGPTPRYRNFLKLLHGDVRVAIGTRSAAYAPVRDLGLVCLWDDGDSLLSEPRAPYQHAREVLLLRAEYERSAVLLSAFSRSAESQRLVETGWAHSLQADRAALRGRAPRVLHTSDSFQSTIDPLAQTARIPHSAWRVAKTGLESGPVLIQVARAGFAPALACVGCRELARCSVCSGPLALSARGAVPTCRWCGHPENAFRCKQCGDSNVRVATMGAGRTAEDLGRAFPSFPVVSSSGDHIIDQIPDRPAIVVATPGAEPQTERGYAAALLLDGDIMLNRESLRASEEARRRWFNAAVLVRSAADGGTVAVTARDSMSVASLVRWDPAGAASRELAERREVGLPPAVRTASLTGSPESLAIFMDGLDLPHSVRVAGPVAVEDSRAVAASRLLLFFSFQDAAHVVRQLKERKSGQSTKHLTEPVHVRVDPSDAV from the coding sequence ATGAGGCCCCGGGACGCGGGGGAGTCGCATCAACCGTCCCTTCTGCTCGGTTTTCCGGTCACCGGAAAGTCTGCAGATGTCACGATCCTGAGCGGTTCGGCCCCCTATGCAGGCGTTGTTCTTGATTCTTCGGTTCCTCATCTAGACCGAGAGTTCGACTACGTGGTGCCCGAGGAGCTTTCCGACGCCGCCCAACCCGGGTGTCGGGTCAAGATTGGCTTTGCCGGTCGCATTATGGCCGGATACATCTCCGAGCGCCGGACACATACCAGCGTCCGCGGTGCACTTCGACCACTTTCCAAGGTGATGTCCAGCCAACCTGTGGCTCAACCCGTGTTGATGATCGCCCGATTGATCGCGGACCGCTACGCCGGGACTCTGTCGGATGTGTTGCGATCGGCTGTTCCGCCGAGAGTGGCACGTGTGGACAAAGAGTTCGCAGATCGAACTTGGCCAGTGGCCAGAGATGGCTCCGCCGTGGAGCGAACCGGCGCCACTAGCGCGGACACTGTCTCGCTTCAGCCGGAGCTTCTCAAGCGTTATACCGGTGGTGGAGAGTTCGTGCATCATCTGGCCTCGGGAGAGAACCCTAGGGCAGTGCTGACGTCGTTGGGTGGCTACGGGCAGGACGACTGGGCGGCGGAGATTTCTGAGGCTATCAACGTTGCGCTGAATTCGGGGCGGGGGGCCCTGGCCGTTGTGCCAGACGCACGAGACCTTGCCGTTCTCGAGGCGGCGCTGAAAGAACGGGTTGGTGCCGATCGGTTTGTGCGTCTTTCGGCAGAGGATGGTCCAACACCGCGTTACCGGAACTTTCTGAAGCTACTTCATGGTGACGTACGTGTTGCCATCGGCACCAGGTCGGCAGCATATGCTCCTGTAAGAGATCTAGGACTCGTCTGCCTGTGGGACGACGGTGACTCGCTGCTGAGCGAGCCGCGTGCGCCTTATCAACACGCGCGCGAGGTTCTGCTGCTGAGGGCTGAGTACGAACGATCTGCGGTATTGCTGAGCGCGTTCAGTCGCAGTGCGGAGTCCCAGCGCTTGGTAGAAACCGGTTGGGCACACTCGCTCCAAGCGGACCGAGCCGCTCTACGCGGACGCGCCCCACGCGTGCTTCATACGTCGGATTCGTTTCAGAGCACCATTGATCCGCTTGCTCAGACGGCACGTATTCCTCACTCAGCGTGGAGGGTTGCCAAGACCGGGCTTGAGAGCGGACCGGTACTCATTCAAGTGGCAAGAGCCGGGTTTGCTCCGGCTCTTGCTTGTGTGGGGTGCCGAGAACTAGCTAGATGCAGCGTTTGTTCGGGTCCCCTTGCCTTATCTGCTCGAGGTGCCGTACCCACATGTCGCTGGTGTGGCCATCCGGAAAACGCGTTTCGCTGCAAGCAGTGTGGGGATTCTAACGTGCGGGTTGCGACCATGGGTGCCGGACGCACTGCCGAGGATCTAGGTCGTGCCTTTCCTTCGTTCCCGGTGGTGTCGTCCTCCGGCGATCACATCATCGACCAGATTCCCGATCGTCCCGCGATTGTTGTGGCTACGCCAGGTGCTGAGCCACAGACGGAGCGGGGGTATGCGGCCGCATTGCTGCTCGACGGCGACATCATGCTGAACCGAGAATCATTGCGTGCCAGCGAGGAGGCGCGGCGGCGTTGGTTCAATGCGGCCGTGCTGGTTCGTTCTGCCGCAGACGGAGGAACCGTTGCCGTTACGGCCAGGGACAGCATGTCCGTCGCGTCGCTGGTGCGTTGGGATCCTGCCGGTGCAGCTTCCCGAGAGCTGGCTGAACGGAGAGAGGTTGGCCTGCCACCTGCTGTTCGAACGGCTTCCCTGACTGGTTCACCAGAGAGCTTGGCGATTTTCATGGATGGGCTGGACCTGCCGCATTCAGTGCGAGTCGCCGGTCCGGTGGCTGTGGAGGATTCTCGAGCCGTGGCCGCTTCGAGGCTGCTGCTGTTCTTCAGCTTTCAGGATGCAGCGCACGTTGTTCGCCAGCTGAAGGAACGGAAGTCCGGACAGTCCACCAAACATCTGACGGAGCCGGTTCACGTTCGAGTGGATCCATCAGATGCAGTGTGA
- the metK gene encoding methionine adenosyltransferase gives MTSESNSLRLFTSESVTEGHPDKICDQISDAILDALLTADPDSRVAVETLVTTGLVQVAGEVTTSGYVEIPQIVRETILGIGYDSSVQGFDGARCGVNVSIGQQSQEIASGVFTSRETREGTGTDPYDLQGAGDQGIMFGYASDETSVLMPTPIWLAHRLSEKLTTVRKTGVLDYLRPDGKTQVTIGYDGNTPVSVDSVVISSQHSEDVSLERLRSELVSEVITPILSATALDVDNVEYILNPGGEFIIGGPVGDAGLTGRKIIVDTYGGFARHGGGAFSGKDPSKVDRSGAYAMRWVAKNVVAAGLARRAEIQIAYAIGMARPVGIYVETFGTAMVDPVEIEHAIEEVFDLRPLAIINDLDLLRPIYRKTAAHGHFGREDPDFTWELTNRTEELRRYFNA, from the coding sequence GTGACTTCAGAGAGTAACTCCCTACGCCTGTTTACTTCGGAATCGGTTACCGAGGGCCATCCGGACAAGATCTGTGATCAAATCAGCGACGCCATTCTGGATGCTCTGCTTACTGCAGACCCGGACTCGCGCGTTGCCGTCGAGACGCTGGTCACCACCGGACTAGTGCAGGTCGCAGGAGAGGTCACCACTTCTGGATACGTCGAAATTCCTCAGATTGTCCGGGAGACCATTCTCGGTATCGGCTACGACTCCTCAGTTCAGGGATTCGACGGTGCCCGTTGTGGCGTCAACGTCTCAATAGGACAGCAGTCTCAGGAAATCGCGTCTGGCGTTTTCACATCCCGGGAAACTCGTGAGGGAACGGGAACAGATCCCTATGACCTGCAGGGCGCTGGGGACCAGGGGATCATGTTCGGCTACGCCAGCGACGAAACATCTGTGCTCATGCCCACGCCCATCTGGCTTGCACACCGGCTTTCCGAGAAGCTGACCACTGTCCGAAAAACCGGCGTTCTCGATTACCTACGCCCAGACGGCAAAACGCAGGTCACTATTGGTTATGACGGCAATACGCCGGTCTCTGTGGACTCTGTTGTTATTTCATCGCAGCACTCGGAGGATGTCTCTCTGGAGCGGTTGCGCTCCGAGCTCGTCAGCGAGGTCATTACTCCGATCCTCTCGGCAACAGCCCTAGACGTGGACAATGTCGAGTACATCTTGAATCCCGGTGGTGAATTCATTATTGGCGGCCCGGTCGGCGATGCAGGACTGACCGGGCGCAAAATTATTGTGGATACCTACGGCGGTTTTGCACGGCATGGAGGCGGTGCATTCAGCGGAAAGGACCCGTCGAAGGTTGACCGGTCCGGTGCCTACGCTATGCGATGGGTGGCAAAGAATGTCGTTGCCGCAGGGCTGGCTCGTCGAGCCGAAATTCAGATTGCCTACGCGATCGGCATGGCCCGGCCAGTTGGTATTTACGTTGAGACTTTCGGCACCGCAATGGTGGATCCCGTTGAAATCGAACACGCTATTGAAGAAGTTTTTGATCTTCGCCCACTCGCTATCATCAATGACCTGGACCTCCTGCGTCCGATTTACCGCAAAACGGCCGCGCACGGCCACTTCGGTCGTGAAGATCCGGATTTCACGTGGGAACTGACAAACCGGACGGAAGAGCTCCGGCGTTACTTCAACGCGTGA
- the coaBC gene encoding bifunctional phosphopantothenoylcysteine decarboxylase/phosphopantothenate--cysteine ligase CoaBC: protein MRIVLGVGGGIAAFKAVSLLRLLTEAGHDVTVVPTETATRFVGTATWEALSGKTVTNNVFDAVPQVNHVRLGQEADLVVVAPATADLLAKAAGGFAGDLLTTTLLMAGSPVCYVPAMHTEMWQHPATVRNVEILRDRGNIVLEPDSGRLTGPDSGPGRLPEPSSIVESLQPLLERGRHLSCLSGKRVIITVGGTREPLDPVRFLGNRSSGKQGMALARSAIEAGAVVQVIAANTEVRVPRGAEVLEVETTAEMQQAVMEQLPLADVVIMAAAVADFRPAEVAGSKIKKRDGYADPVLELVRNPDILRELVEHRERSGQKVLIAGFAAETGDDQTDALTYAREKLRRKGCDLLVLNDVSGGNVFGEDSTTVTILTAGTSETTSVAGTKENVANTIVTSIAALME, encoded by the coding sequence ATGAGGATTGTCCTGGGAGTCGGCGGCGGTATAGCCGCTTTTAAAGCGGTGTCGCTGCTGCGTCTGTTGACTGAGGCGGGGCATGACGTCACTGTTGTGCCTACTGAAACCGCGACGCGTTTTGTTGGAACAGCAACGTGGGAAGCCCTGTCGGGTAAAACTGTCACCAATAACGTCTTTGACGCAGTTCCGCAGGTCAATCATGTCCGGTTGGGGCAGGAAGCTGACCTCGTCGTGGTGGCCCCTGCCACCGCGGATTTATTGGCAAAAGCTGCAGGCGGATTCGCCGGGGATCTGCTGACAACCACGTTGTTGATGGCTGGATCCCCAGTGTGTTATGTGCCAGCTATGCACACGGAAATGTGGCAACACCCTGCCACGGTTCGGAACGTCGAAATTCTTCGAGACCGCGGAAACATCGTTTTGGAACCAGACTCAGGACGCCTCACGGGACCGGATTCTGGGCCGGGGCGGCTGCCGGAACCGTCATCGATTGTCGAATCTCTCCAACCGCTACTTGAACGTGGACGCCACCTGAGTTGCCTGAGCGGCAAGCGGGTCATCATCACGGTTGGCGGAACCCGAGAACCTCTGGACCCGGTTCGTTTTCTGGGCAATCGGTCGTCAGGGAAGCAGGGCATGGCTCTGGCCCGTTCAGCCATCGAAGCTGGTGCCGTGGTTCAGGTTATTGCTGCAAACACTGAGGTGCGCGTTCCCCGTGGGGCGGAAGTACTTGAGGTCGAGACCACCGCCGAGATGCAGCAAGCAGTTATGGAACAGCTGCCATTGGCCGATGTCGTGATCATGGCCGCTGCCGTCGCGGACTTCCGACCCGCTGAAGTAGCTGGAAGCAAGATCAAGAAGCGTGACGGTTACGCGGACCCGGTCCTAGAGCTCGTACGTAACCCTGACATTCTCCGCGAACTCGTGGAGCACCGAGAGCGTTCGGGTCAGAAAGTTCTCATTGCAGGCTTTGCTGCGGAGACAGGAGATGATCAGACTGACGCCCTCACCTATGCCCGCGAAAAGCTGCGACGCAAGGGCTGCGACCTTCTGGTCCTCAATGACGTCAGCGGTGGGAACGTCTTCGGTGAGGACTCCACTACGGTGACAATTCTCACCGCGGGAACTTCGGAAACGACGTCCGTGGCGGGAACCAAGGAGAACGTCGCAAACACTATTGTGACAAGCATTGCTGCCCTCATGGAGTAA
- the rpoZ gene encoding DNA-directed RNA polymerase subunit omega: MSTHPEGIINPPIDDLLEAADSKYALVIYGAKRARQINAYYSQLHEGLFEYVGPLVETRLNEKSLSIALREINEGMLVSKPMDVAAAE; this comes from the coding sequence GTGTCTACACACCCCGAGGGCATCATAAACCCGCCGATTGACGACCTCCTGGAAGCTGCGGACTCAAAGTACGCGTTGGTGATCTACGGAGCAAAACGAGCACGGCAAATCAATGCTTATTACTCTCAGCTTCATGAAGGACTGTTCGAATACGTAGGTCCTCTAGTTGAGACACGACTGAACGAAAAGTCGCTGTCCATTGCTCTGCGTGAAATCAATGAGGGTATGCTTGTCTCAAAGCCCATGGATGTTGCAGCCGCCGAATAG
- the gmk gene encoding guanylate kinase codes for MSHSRLTVLAGPTAVGKGTVSTYIRDNYPEVWLSVSATTRSPRAGEEEGVHYYFVSAGEFESLVSDGQMLEWAVVHGRNRYGTLRRTVEEAMSDGRSVLLEIDLQGARQVKETMPDANFVFLAPPSWDEMVRRLVGRGTESVEEQQRRLETAKLELAAESEFDHTVINDDVRGAAAKLVSLMGIEPRED; via the coding sequence GTGTCGCATTCGCGGCTGACGGTACTTGCAGGGCCCACGGCCGTTGGCAAGGGGACCGTCTCCACATACATCAGGGACAACTATCCCGAGGTTTGGCTTTCTGTTTCAGCGACTACTCGGAGCCCGAGGGCGGGCGAAGAAGAAGGCGTTCACTATTATTTCGTCAGCGCTGGGGAGTTCGAGTCTCTGGTTAGTGACGGTCAGATGTTGGAATGGGCTGTTGTCCACGGAAGGAACCGTTACGGCACGCTCCGTCGAACCGTGGAGGAGGCTATGTCGGATGGTAGATCCGTGTTGCTTGAGATCGATCTCCAGGGTGCTCGTCAGGTTAAAGAGACAATGCCGGACGCCAATTTTGTTTTCCTCGCCCCGCCCAGTTGGGATGAAATGGTACGTCGGCTGGTGGGTCGAGGCACCGAAAGTGTTGAGGAGCAGCAGCGGCGTCTGGAAACCGCTAAACTGGAACTTGCTGCCGAGTCTGAGTTCGATCACACCGTCATCAACGACGACGTTCGCGGGGCGGCAGCTAAACTTGTATCACTGATGGGCATTGAACCGCGGGAAGATTAG
- the mihF gene encoding integration host factor, actinobacterial type — protein sequence MNLLPLTESERSHARQKATAARAVRAEVKVGLKNGSITVGEVIHTRASEDAVGRLRVVDLLRALPGIGEVRAQAIMDEVGIALTRRVRGLGIHQKNALVAHLSGQARDPR from the coding sequence GTGAACCTGTTGCCTCTTACGGAGTCAGAACGAAGCCATGCCAGGCAGAAGGCAACGGCAGCCCGCGCCGTTCGAGCCGAAGTCAAAGTTGGGCTCAAGAACGGCAGTATCACCGTTGGCGAAGTGATCCACACACGCGCATCCGAAGATGCCGTGGGTCGGTTACGGGTAGTTGATCTGCTCCGGGCTCTTCCGGGGATCGGTGAAGTCAGGGCTCAAGCCATCATGGATGAGGTCGGAATTGCCCTCACGCGCCGCGTACGAGGGCTCGGAATACATCAGAAGAATGCGCTGGTGGCACACTTGTCCGGTCAGGCAAGAGATCCACGCTAG